A genomic segment from Rhodospirillum centenum SW encodes:
- a CDS encoding thiazole synthase — protein MSQNDLLTIAGRSFASRLFLGTAGYPNQQVFLDSLAASGAEVLTVSVRRADLSGYGEGLLDLVAGKVWLLPNTAGCATVKDAVLTAQLAREALDTPWIKLELIGDRETLYPDVEQLLRAADELVRDGFVVLPYCTDDPVVCRRLADVGCAAVMPLGAPIGTGLGILNPLNIETICARSPVPVVLDAGIGTASDAALAMELGCDAVLLNTAVSRSTDPVMMAAAMRAGVEAGRLARRAGRIAKRTRAEPSSPELGLVSS, from the coding sequence ATGAGCCAGAACGACCTCCTCACCATCGCCGGCCGGTCCTTCGCCTCCCGCCTGTTCCTCGGCACGGCCGGCTATCCGAACCAGCAGGTGTTCCTGGACAGCCTCGCCGCCTCCGGGGCGGAGGTGCTGACCGTCTCCGTCCGCCGGGCCGACCTCTCGGGCTATGGCGAGGGCCTGCTCGACCTCGTGGCCGGCAAGGTCTGGCTGCTGCCGAACACGGCCGGCTGCGCCACCGTGAAGGACGCGGTGCTGACCGCGCAGCTCGCGCGCGAGGCGCTGGACACGCCCTGGATCAAGCTGGAGCTGATCGGCGACCGCGAGACGCTGTACCCCGACGTGGAACAGCTCCTGCGCGCGGCCGACGAGCTGGTGCGCGACGGCTTCGTCGTGCTGCCCTACTGCACCGACGACCCGGTGGTCTGCCGCCGGCTGGCCGATGTCGGCTGTGCCGCGGTGATGCCGCTGGGGGCGCCGATCGGCACCGGGCTGGGCATCCTGAACCCGCTGAACATCGAGACGATCTGCGCCCGCAGCCCCGTCCCGGTGGTGCTGGACGCCGGCATCGGCACGGCCAGCGACGCCGCCCTGGCGATGGAGCTGGGCTGCGACGCCGTGCTGCTGAACACCGCCGTCTCGCGCAGCACGGACCCGGTGATGATGGCCGCCGCCATGCGGGCGGGGGTGGAGGCCGGGCGGCTGGCCCGGCGGGCCGGGCGCATCGCCAAGCGGACACGGGCCGAGCCGTCCAGCCCCGAGCTGGGCCTCGTCAGCTCCTGA
- the thiS gene encoding sulfur carrier protein ThiS — translation MSAGVTTVNGRPRPDAAGPLLDLLAREGFDPAARGIAVAVNGAVLPRGRWAEAAVAEGDAVEIVRIMQGG, via the coding sequence ATGAGCGCCGGCGTGACCACCGTCAACGGCAGGCCGCGGCCGGACGCCGCCGGCCCGCTGCTGGACCTGCTGGCGCGGGAAGGCTTCGACCCCGCCGCCCGCGGCATCGCCGTGGCGGTGAACGGGGCCGTGCTGCCCCGCGGCCGCTGGGCCGAGGCGGCGGTGGCCGAGGGAGACGCGGTCGAGATCGTCCGCATCATGCAGGGCGGCTGA
- the thiO gene encoding glycine oxidase ThiO, whose protein sequence is MSTILSAAPAAGARPSVAVIGGGIIGLAIGWRLAAAGCRVDIFEKGRAGQGASHAAAGMLAAGAEAEPGEQRLLPLCLESRSRWRGFAAELEAASGQPVGLRDEGTLIVALTRDDVEVMRVNHQFQRGLGIESHWLTGAQVKELEPFLTPRAVAGVLSPLDNQVDNRRATAALRVAFERAGGRLHEDSPVEAVDAEAGRVRGVVVGGRAHTADIVVLAAGAWSRQIAGLPAAAVPPVRPVKGQLLSVAMDPAAPLLRHVLWAPKCYMVPRADGTLIIGGTTEEKGWDDSLTAGGVLAMLEGAWRTLPGIEELRISEMWTGFRPGSRDDAPLLGPVAGVDGLVLATGHHRNGILLTPVTADLVAGFILTGRVDPLMQPFGLDRFAATPAAAAASPMPAGVPA, encoded by the coding sequence ATGAGCACCATCCTGTCCGCCGCGCCCGCAGCCGGCGCGCGTCCGTCCGTCGCCGTCATCGGCGGCGGCATCATCGGCCTTGCCATCGGCTGGCGCCTCGCCGCCGCCGGCTGCCGCGTGGACATCTTCGAGAAGGGCCGGGCCGGCCAGGGGGCGAGCCATGCCGCCGCCGGCATGCTGGCCGCCGGCGCCGAGGCCGAGCCGGGCGAGCAGCGCCTGCTGCCGCTCTGCCTGGAGAGCCGCAGCCGCTGGCGCGGTTTCGCCGCCGAGCTGGAGGCGGCCAGCGGCCAGCCGGTCGGGCTGCGCGACGAGGGCACGCTGATCGTCGCGCTGACCCGCGACGATGTCGAGGTGATGCGCGTCAACCACCAGTTCCAGCGCGGCCTGGGCATCGAGAGCCACTGGCTGACCGGGGCGCAGGTGAAGGAGCTTGAGCCCTTCCTGACGCCGCGCGCCGTCGCCGGCGTGCTGAGCCCGCTGGACAACCAGGTGGACAACCGCAGGGCCACCGCCGCCCTGCGCGTCGCCTTCGAGCGCGCCGGCGGCCGCCTGCACGAGGACAGCCCGGTCGAGGCGGTGGACGCCGAGGCCGGCCGCGTGCGCGGCGTGGTCGTCGGCGGCCGGGCGCACACGGCCGACATCGTGGTGCTGGCGGCCGGCGCCTGGTCGCGCCAGATCGCCGGGCTGCCGGCGGCGGCGGTGCCGCCGGTGCGTCCGGTGAAGGGCCAGCTCCTCTCCGTCGCCATGGACCCGGCGGCACCGCTGCTGCGGCACGTCCTCTGGGCACCCAAGTGCTACATGGTCCCGCGCGCCGACGGCACCCTGATCATCGGCGGCACGACCGAGGAGAAGGGCTGGGACGACAGCCTCACGGCCGGCGGCGTGCTGGCCATGCTGGAGGGGGCGTGGCGCACCCTGCCCGGCATCGAGGAGCTGCGGATCTCCGAGATGTGGACCGGCTTCCGCCCCGGCAGCCGCGACGACGCGCCCCTTCTGGGCCCGGTCGCGGGCGTGGACGGGCTGGTGCTGGCGACCGGGCACCATCGCAACGGCATCCTGTTGACGCCGGTGACCGCCGACCTCGTGGCCGGCTTCATCCTCACCGGACGGGTGGACCCGCTGATGCAGCCCTTCGGCCTGGACCGCTTCGCCGCCACCCCTGCGGCCGCCGCTGCCAGCCCGATGCCGGCGGGAGTGCCGGCATGA
- a CDS encoding BrnA antitoxin family protein — protein sequence MQNKFDPDDAPDLSAPEWQRKFAQARRGRPPAQARPKVATSLRLDADVVERLRQDGPGWQTRANALLRNALGL from the coding sequence ATGCAGAACAAATTCGACCCGGACGACGCGCCGGACCTGTCCGCCCCGGAGTGGCAGCGGAAGTTCGCCCAGGCCCGGCGGGGCCGCCCGCCCGCCCAGGCCCGGCCCAAGGTCGCCACCAGCCTCCGCCTCGACGCGGACGTGGTGGAGCGGCTGCGGCAGGACGGGCCGGGCTGGCAGACGCGCGCCAACGCGCTGCTGCGGAACGCCCTGGGGCTCTGA
- a CDS encoding 3TM-type holin has protein sequence MIPALLAKLGLPLLVQAAGQGLARIDHPAARAAAEALTEVGTSIGAGAITPEQVAEANRHVERMAELESDEARTTLREVNASLRAEAASQDAYVRRMRPTFGYIMAVTWGAQMGSVAWITIADPPAAAGAVAALASLTTIWSVGLGVLGIYVYKRSEEKKPR, from the coding sequence ATGATCCCCGCCCTTCTTGCGAAACTCGGCCTGCCCCTGCTCGTCCAGGCGGCGGGCCAGGGCCTTGCCCGCATCGACCACCCCGCGGCCCGGGCCGCCGCCGAGGCGCTGACCGAGGTCGGCACCTCGATCGGCGCCGGGGCCATCACGCCCGAGCAGGTGGCCGAGGCCAACCGCCATGTCGAGCGGATGGCCGAGCTGGAATCGGACGAGGCCCGCACCACCCTGCGCGAGGTCAACGCCAGCCTGCGCGCCGAGGCCGCCTCGCAGGACGCCTATGTCCGCCGCATGCGCCCGACCTTCGGCTACATCATGGCCGTGACCTGGGGGGCGCAGATGGGGTCCGTCGCCTGGATCACCATCGCCGATCCCCCCGCCGCCGCGGGCGCCGTCGCCGCGCTGGCCAGCCTCACCACCATCTGGTCGGTCGGCCTCGGCGTGCTCGGCATCTATGTCTACAAGCGCTCGGAGGAGAAGAAGCCGCGCTAG
- a CDS encoding cell wall hydrolase, which produces MTGPSEITGAGTPAGAPARPRLMPEPPDPPPGGDAVDVLARTLWGEARGESVRGMEAVAAVVMNRVAAARAGRVRWWGRTVAEVCRAPWQFSCWNEGDPNRPRLLAVTAADPAFAAALRIARRAVAGTLGDPTGGATHYHHGGITPSWAAGRAPCAEIGRHLFYRDIG; this is translated from the coding sequence ATGACCGGCCCCTCGGAGATCACGGGTGCCGGCACCCCCGCCGGCGCCCCTGCCCGGCCCCGTCTCATGCCCGAACCGCCCGATCCGCCGCCCGGCGGCGACGCGGTGGACGTGCTGGCCCGCACCCTCTGGGGGGAGGCGCGCGGCGAGTCCGTGCGCGGGATGGAGGCGGTGGCCGCCGTGGTGATGAACCGCGTCGCCGCCGCCCGCGCCGGCCGCGTGCGCTGGTGGGGCCGCACGGTGGCGGAGGTCTGCCGCGCCCCCTGGCAGTTCTCCTGCTGGAACGAGGGCGACCCGAACCGGCCCCGGCTGCTGGCCGTCACGGCCGCGGACCCGGCCTTCGCCGCCGCCCTGCGCATCGCCCGCCGCGCCGTGGCCGGCACGCTGGGCGACCCCACCGGCGGCGCCACCCACTACCACCACGGCGGCATCACGCCGTCCTGGGCGGCCGGCCGGGCGCCGTGTGCGGAGATCGGCCGCCACCTCTTCTACCGCGACATCGGCTGA
- the terL gene encoding phage terminase large subunit produces MPPVRFTEFLALWNHLQGRGTPDLHLEMADWLEDALARGRRELLLLAFRDSGKSSIVGLYCAWRLARDPDCRILVLAADLTLAKKMVRTVKRVVERHPLCAGLKPEKRELWGAEAFTLQRPLVGRDPSMAAQGVGGNFTGSHADLVVCDDVEVPNTCDTAPKREELRTRLREIASVLAPGGTSLYIGTPHTWYSIYAREPRPELGEREPFLAGYARLELPVYREGPDGARLHLWPERFGPEVVERIRRRAGPAKFLSQMLLTPRPATAGRLDPDRLRPYAAEPDIRSVQGRPVLTLEGRRLLTARAWWDPALGRPAAGGESGAGGGGEGGGGRGDGSVVAVVFGDADGRAYLHRVLYVRAAEGTEPAQDQCRQVADLVEALQLATLHLETNGIGGFLPGLLRQTLARRRLACAVLEETSRRPKALRILEAFDARLAAGMLAAHRSVWETPFVREMRDWRPDGRGGHDDGLDAAAGALLASPARLPRLPPPPRAPGWGGGTEPFLADTDFDP; encoded by the coding sequence ATGCCGCCCGTCCGCTTCACCGAGTTCCTCGCGCTCTGGAACCATCTCCAGGGCCGCGGCACCCCCGACCTGCATCTGGAGATGGCCGACTGGCTGGAGGACGCTCTGGCCCGCGGCCGGCGCGAGCTGCTGCTGCTGGCCTTCCGCGACAGCGGCAAGTCCAGCATCGTCGGGCTCTACTGCGCCTGGCGGCTGGCCCGCGATCCCGACTGCCGCATCCTGGTGCTGGCCGCGGACCTGACCCTGGCGAAGAAGATGGTCCGCACCGTGAAGCGGGTGGTGGAGCGCCATCCGCTCTGCGCCGGGCTGAAGCCGGAGAAGCGGGAGCTGTGGGGGGCGGAGGCGTTCACCCTGCAACGCCCCCTGGTCGGCCGCGACCCCTCCATGGCGGCGCAGGGGGTGGGCGGCAACTTCACCGGCAGCCACGCCGACCTTGTCGTCTGCGACGACGTGGAGGTGCCGAACACCTGCGACACCGCCCCGAAGCGGGAGGAGCTGCGCACCCGGCTGCGGGAGATCGCCTCCGTCCTGGCGCCGGGCGGGACCTCGCTCTACATCGGCACGCCGCACACCTGGTACTCGATCTACGCCCGCGAGCCGCGGCCCGAGCTGGGCGAGCGGGAGCCGTTCCTGGCCGGTTACGCCCGGCTGGAGCTGCCGGTCTACCGCGAGGGGCCGGACGGCGCCCGCCTGCATCTCTGGCCCGAGCGGTTCGGGCCGGAGGTGGTGGAGCGCATCCGCCGCCGCGCCGGCCCGGCCAAGTTCCTCTCGCAGATGCTGCTGACGCCGCGGCCCGCCACCGCCGGCCGGCTCGACCCCGACCGGCTGCGACCCTACGCGGCCGAGCCCGACATCCGCAGCGTGCAGGGCCGCCCGGTGCTGACCCTGGAGGGCCGGCGGCTGCTGACCGCGCGGGCCTGGTGGGACCCCGCCCTGGGCCGCCCCGCCGCCGGCGGGGAGAGCGGGGCCGGCGGGGGCGGAGAGGGCGGTGGCGGGCGCGGCGACGGCAGCGTCGTCGCCGTCGTCTTCGGCGATGCCGACGGCCGCGCCTACCTGCACCGGGTCCTCTATGTCCGCGCCGCGGAGGGGACGGAACCGGCGCAGGACCAGTGCCGGCAGGTGGCAGACCTGGTGGAGGCGCTCCAGCTCGCCACCCTGCATCTGGAGACGAACGGCATCGGCGGCTTCCTGCCGGGGCTGCTGCGCCAGACCCTGGCCCGGCGCCGGCTCGCCTGCGCCGTGCTGGAGGAGACCAGCCGCCGGCCCAAGGCCCTGCGCATCCTGGAGGCGTTCGACGCCCGCCTCGCCGCCGGCATGCTCGCGGCCCACCGCTCCGTCTGGGAGACGCCCTTCGTGCGGGAGATGCGCGACTGGCGCCCGGACGGGCGCGGCGGCCACGACGACGGGCTGGACGCCGCGGCCGGCGCGCTTCTCGCCAGCCCGGCCCGGCTGCCCCGCCTGCCGCCGCCGCCGCGCGCCCCCGGCTGGGGCGGCGGCACCGAACCCTTCCTGGCCGACACCGATTTCGACCCCTGA
- a CDS encoding glycosyl hydrolase family 28-related protein, producing the protein MTEHIPVPAVSPRVQYRADGQTTRFVFAFPIFAAGDLKVFLDAAPQDQGYAVAGIGAAGGGAVTFAVPPADGVLVTLERRLAVERLTDFQESGPLAARSLNEQFDRLTAQIQQLAADQERMLRYAGTDLPAGALLPDRRVRAGRVLGFDAEGNPVALDPAGLPAPLPATVQAGAGAVARSLPDKLRDSVSAKDYGAVGDGIADDTAAIRAALAAHRAVHLPAGAYRISGTLTLRYGQTLSGVGEGSVIQARAEPFDAAAVPGYDSPFNTVEIVEGYAALRDLRIVGGATGIKLYGRDGPCVKNVVENVSVWDTLIGLVLDGHADADRPCYWNHVARVLCARQQLHGVLLTVESTGDTPNANKFHDVRVYSLGAPIQGCGFFLSAARFNNSFVDCEANLHPSGEACFRLGAATDQTLIVNFYAESLGALPGVRIDNGSRDTSIVNLFSATAGQPIWDPAETRAFTAVNAGHPTRNFLKKTWITDLRLEGLQLDTDYVEPAAGGLVEPDLRSTTYLVSAFGGPVEFRLPAADPANGRVVTVKKTDASPNPVRITEDGGPGPDNREVVLANRYDVATLVSNGATWWLTGSNLLPENAWFHDGPGLYRPDTTRRLHLVGTAGGAVEVRLPAPGDPQAAGRWLTVKKSDDGTAPVTVTTDGGGGPEGRSWLLGRRYDHVTVFSNGAEWLVTGTARPRAAVRFHEAAGLLEADLGADIYLVSAFAGPVEVRLPAPAAAHAGAVVSVKKTDPGPNPVSVTAAGDGSAGDGSGGSGPDGAAQTLAAQHAALTAVCNGAAWHLLSRHSA; encoded by the coding sequence ATGACCGAGCACATCCCCGTGCCCGCGGTGAGCCCGCGCGTCCAGTACCGGGCGGACGGGCAGACCACCCGCTTCGTCTTCGCCTTCCCGATCTTCGCCGCCGGCGACCTGAAGGTCTTCCTGGACGCGGCCCCGCAGGACCAGGGCTATGCCGTGGCCGGGATCGGGGCCGCGGGCGGCGGGGCGGTGACCTTCGCGGTGCCGCCCGCCGACGGCGTGCTGGTGACGCTGGAGCGCCGGCTGGCGGTGGAGCGGCTGACCGACTTCCAGGAGAGCGGGCCGCTGGCCGCGCGCAGCCTGAACGAACAGTTCGACCGGCTGACGGCGCAGATCCAGCAGCTTGCCGCCGACCAGGAGCGCATGCTGCGCTATGCCGGCACCGACCTGCCGGCGGGCGCCCTGCTGCCCGACCGCCGGGTCCGCGCCGGCCGCGTCCTGGGCTTCGACGCCGAGGGCAACCCGGTGGCGCTGGACCCGGCCGGGCTGCCGGCGCCGCTGCCCGCCACCGTGCAGGCCGGGGCCGGCGCCGTCGCCCGCAGCCTGCCCGACAAGCTGCGCGACAGCGTCTCGGCCAAGGACTACGGCGCCGTGGGCGACGGCATCGCGGACGACACCGCGGCCATCCGGGCCGCGCTGGCGGCGCACCGGGCCGTCCACCTGCCGGCCGGGGCCTACCGCATCTCCGGCACCCTGACGCTGCGCTACGGCCAGACCCTGTCCGGCGTCGGCGAGGGATCGGTGATCCAGGCGCGGGCCGAACCGTTCGACGCCGCCGCCGTGCCCGGCTACGACAGCCCCTTCAACACCGTGGAGATCGTGGAGGGCTACGCGGCCCTGCGCGACCTGCGCATCGTCGGCGGCGCCACGGGGATCAAGCTCTACGGCCGCGACGGGCCGTGCGTGAAGAACGTGGTGGAGAACGTCTCCGTCTGGGACACGCTGATCGGCCTCGTGCTGGACGGCCATGCCGATGCCGACCGGCCCTGCTACTGGAACCACGTCGCCCGCGTGCTCTGCGCCCGGCAGCAGCTCCACGGCGTGCTGCTGACGGTGGAGAGCACGGGCGACACGCCCAACGCCAACAAGTTCCACGACGTGCGGGTCTATTCCCTGGGCGCGCCGATCCAGGGCTGCGGCTTCTTCCTGTCGGCGGCGCGCTTCAACAACAGCTTCGTGGACTGCGAGGCGAACCTGCACCCGTCGGGGGAGGCGTGCTTCCGCCTGGGGGCCGCCACGGACCAGACCCTGATCGTGAACTTCTACGCCGAGAGCCTGGGGGCGCTGCCCGGCGTCCGGATCGACAACGGCAGCCGCGACACCAGCATCGTCAACCTGTTCAGCGCCACCGCCGGGCAGCCGATCTGGGACCCGGCGGAGACCCGCGCCTTCACCGCCGTGAATGCCGGCCATCCCACGCGCAACTTCCTGAAGAAGACCTGGATCACCGACCTGCGGCTGGAGGGGTTGCAGCTCGACACCGACTATGTCGAACCCGCGGCGGGCGGGCTGGTGGAGCCGGACCTGCGGTCCACCACCTACCTCGTCTCCGCCTTCGGCGGGCCGGTGGAGTTCCGCCTGCCCGCGGCCGACCCGGCGAACGGCCGCGTCGTCACCGTGAAGAAGACCGACGCCAGCCCCAACCCCGTCCGCATCACCGAGGATGGCGGCCCCGGCCCCGACAACCGGGAGGTCGTGCTGGCCAACCGCTACGACGTCGCCACCCTGGTCTCCAACGGCGCCACCTGGTGGCTGACCGGCTCCAACCTGCTGCCGGAGAACGCCTGGTTCCATGACGGACCCGGTCTCTACCGGCCCGACACGACACGCCGGCTGCATCTGGTCGGCACGGCCGGCGGGGCGGTGGAGGTGCGCCTGCCCGCCCCCGGCGATCCCCAGGCCGCCGGCCGCTGGCTGACGGTGAAGAAGTCCGACGACGGCACCGCCCCCGTCACCGTCACGACGGATGGCGGCGGCGGGCCGGAGGGGCGGTCCTGGCTGCTGGGCCGGCGCTACGACCATGTCACCGTCTTCAGCAACGGGGCGGAATGGCTGGTCACCGGCACCGCCCGGCCGCGCGCCGCCGTGCGCTTCCACGAGGCGGCGGGGCTGCTGGAGGCCGACCTCGGTGCGGACATCTACCTGGTCAGCGCCTTCGCCGGCCCGGTGGAGGTGCGCCTGCCCGCCCCGGCCGCCGCCCATGCCGGCGCCGTCGTCTCCGTCAAGAAGACCGATCCCGGCCCCAACCCCGTCAGCGTCACCGCCGCCGGGGACGGTTCCGCCGGGGACGGTTCCGGCGGGAGCGGACCCGACGGGGCGGCACAGACGCTGGCCGCGCAGCACGCGGCGCTGACGGCCGTCTGCAACGGCGCCGCCTGGCACCTGCTGTCCCGCCATTCCGCCTGA
- a CDS encoding HipA N-terminal domain-containing protein, which produces MNGPLSVLLAGTEIGELSSRKGRCVLRYREPHGDDRGQPVAALSLSLPRDREEHAGEAVANFLWGLLPDNEAVLQRWGQRFGVSPRNVLALLGHVGEDCAGAVQIVRPDRLAAIREPRPLEVDWLDEADIAARLRALRADPAQGRRLGPALAMGGNRVQDRIAALLDRVPPALEETADKMADQRLTHSVLDRLRTTLPDWIEARRRAMRGT; this is translated from the coding sequence GTGAACGGGCCGCTGAGCGTGCTACTCGCCGGGACGGAGATCGGCGAGCTGTCGTCCCGGAAGGGACGTTGCGTCCTGCGCTACCGGGAGCCGCACGGGGACGACCGGGGGCAACCCGTCGCGGCCCTGTCCCTGTCGCTGCCCCGGGACCGGGAGGAGCATGCGGGCGAGGCCGTCGCCAACTTCCTCTGGGGGCTGCTGCCGGACAACGAGGCGGTGCTCCAGCGCTGGGGCCAGCGGTTCGGCGTCTCCCCGCGCAACGTCCTGGCCCTCCTCGGCCATGTCGGGGAGGACTGCGCCGGTGCCGTCCAGATCGTCCGCCCCGACCGTCTGGCAGCGATCCGCGAGCCCCGGCCCCTGGAGGTGGACTGGCTGGACGAGGCGGACATCGCCGCCCGGCTGCGGGCACTGCGGGCCGATCCCGCCCAGGGGCGCCGGCTCGGCCCGGCGCTGGCGATGGGCGGCAACCGTGTGCAGGACCGGATCGCCGCGCTGCTGGACCGCGTCCCGCCGGCGCTGGAGGAGACGGCCGACAAGATGGCCGACCAGCGCCTCACCCATTCCGTTCTGGACCGCCTGCGAACCACCCTGCCCGACTGGATCGAGGCACGCCGCCGCGCGATGCGGGGGACGTGA
- a CDS encoding helix-turn-helix domain-containing protein, whose translation MRVLTPKDLGTAIGRRRRALGLSQRALAEKAGVSRDWLIGLEQGRPRAELGLVLRTLAALDLALRLDAGAGEGDSAPDGAPPAAADIDLDAVLERARRRTP comes from the coding sequence ATGCGCGTCCTGACCCCGAAGGACCTCGGCACGGCGATCGGCCGCCGCCGCCGCGCCCTGGGCCTGAGCCAGCGGGCCCTGGCGGAGAAGGCCGGCGTCAGCCGCGACTGGCTGATCGGCCTGGAGCAGGGCCGGCCACGGGCGGAACTGGGTCTGGTACTGCGGACCCTGGCGGCGCTCGACCTCGCCCTCCGGCTCGACGCCGGGGCCGGGGAGGGGGACTCCGCCCCCGACGGCGCACCGCCCGCAGCCGCGGACATCGACCTGGACGCGGTCCTTGAGCGCGCCCGCCGGAGGACGCCGTGA
- a CDS encoding phage capsid protein, whose protein sequence is MSTTIDQAFIKQFEREVHESYQRMGSKLRATVRHKTDVQGASTVFQVVGRGAASTKARHGKVPVMNLEHSHVECALADYYAGDWVDRLDELKVNIDERAVVANAGAYALGRKTDELIIAELDRSANLAGAATDGLTRDKVLAAFEMLGTADVPDDGQRTAVVGWKQWSQLLALPEFADADYVGADELPWRGTQAKRWLGTLWMPHSGLTLTGGVRLCHWYHRTAVGHAAGADVATDVTWHGDRAAFFVNHMMSQGACLIDPKGVVTLRCKEA, encoded by the coding sequence ATGTCCACGACGATCGACCAGGCCTTCATCAAGCAGTTCGAGCGCGAGGTCCACGAATCCTACCAGCGCATGGGCTCGAAGCTGCGCGCCACCGTGCGCCACAAGACCGATGTCCAGGGCGCCTCCACCGTGTTCCAGGTGGTCGGCCGCGGTGCCGCCAGCACCAAGGCCCGGCACGGCAAGGTGCCGGTGATGAACCTGGAGCATTCCCATGTCGAATGCGCGCTGGCCGACTATTACGCCGGCGACTGGGTGGACCGGCTGGACGAGCTGAAGGTCAACATCGACGAGCGCGCCGTCGTCGCCAATGCCGGCGCCTATGCGCTGGGCCGCAAGACCGACGAGCTGATCATCGCCGAGCTGGACCGCTCCGCCAACCTGGCCGGGGCCGCCACCGACGGGCTGACCCGCGACAAGGTGCTGGCCGCCTTCGAGATGCTGGGCACGGCCGACGTGCCGGACGACGGCCAGCGCACCGCCGTCGTCGGCTGGAAGCAGTGGAGCCAGCTCCTGGCCCTGCCGGAATTCGCGGACGCCGATTATGTCGGCGCGGACGAGCTGCCCTGGCGCGGCACCCAGGCCAAGCGTTGGCTGGGCACGCTCTGGATGCCGCATTCCGGGCTGACCCTGACCGGCGGGGTCCGGCTCTGCCACTGGTACCACCGCACCGCCGTGGGCCATGCCGCCGGCGCCGACGTGGCCACCGACGTGACCTGGCACGGCGACCGCGCCGCCTTCTTCGTCAACCACATGATGAGCCAGGGCGCCTGCCTGATCGACCCCAAGGGCGTCGTCACCCTGCGCTGCAAGGAGGCGTGA